A window of Festucalex cinctus isolate MCC-2025b chromosome 6, RoL_Fcin_1.0, whole genome shotgun sequence contains these coding sequences:
- the pex6 gene encoding peroxisomal ATPase PEX6 isoform X6, with amino-acid sequence MAAQVELLRLEPFPPHASPLDVLVSKWQLRCLLRDHSEPPTVFFTPKRPPPRPREPAILLHVQVLSDEEAGPPPPPGPVRLFASGFFLRLRGLPAAGSLGTARPVLPVSLDEVVLGARGGGGGGRSLERDDADWLAAKLLELCRDGRCLLARRGEPLFADRPGQVPDVLVLSCRPVTQGRVTPDTAVVLADCADWPAPPPRALRLCASDFAHSAARLAGGRSLLDPPRGSRLAVPEEAERRLDVRVTPDARRWPEADVADADARLYVGGRALLRLGMFDGEWVKLWAAGRADRWRAAALARSDRADDDDGCGGVSETLWFNLTGGRPTAGAACCLKIQRWRRRRPQDGAAGSNTYLASPPPAGEVHLRPVPSPADRHPGACDDLLAEHFAVPRLVAPGDVLRVPARNRPDLTEDGAGWRWRALLFLVQRVCPLDRAQEEEEEEEEGGGGYLADTTHTSLFMGPPVNSLVPGGAARLWSGPSPAGLERAVDAVGRVLGPHAHRGSLPACRLLVHGPAGSGKVTAVAAAGSRLHLQLIKVDCAGVYGDTPAATEARLTSCLERADALQPCVLLLRNLQLLLRPRGGADEDSRVQAALCHALRSAPGRVAVVATVREPRRLPAGVAAAFVHRVALEIPTEDERRAVLTQLSGELPLDRDVDLERLAKVTAGLVLGDLRALLVEAGRAACRRLATACAARGEVDVCCSGVVIQQRDFLSALQAFQDRQSEAAGAPKIPCVRWEDVGGLDDAKKDILETVQLPLQHPLLSSGMDLSRTGILLYGPPGTGKTLLAKAVATECSMTFLSVKGPELLNMYVGQSEENVREVFERARSAAPCVVFFDELDSLAPSRGRSGDSGGVMDRVVSQLLAELDALNASARVFVIGATNRPDLLDQSLLRPGRFDKLVYVGVDTDPSSQMQVLRAVLRNFRLDASVDLRRVLERCPAHVSGADLYALCSDAMTAAVKRKIGAAPDDGLDAEDWSLSLTTEDFDAALADFVPSLSPQEVMRYQRLQEKSAHYLSSKWPPERQETSSTRSGWCSSFWVWEPCCRGTSS; translated from the exons ATGGCGGCGCAGGTGGAACTGTTGAGGCTGGAGCCTTTCCCGCCGCACGCAAGTCCCCTCGACGTGCTCGTGTCAAAATGGCAGCTGCGTTGCCTTCTCCGCGACCACTCGGAGCCCCCCACCGTCTTCTTCACCCCAAAGCGACCGCCTCCGCGCCCCCGCGAGCCCGCCATCCTGCTTCACGTTCAGGTGCTCAGCGACGAGGAGGCgggaccgccgccgccgcccggcccGGTGAGACTATTCGCCAGCGGCTTCTTCCTGCGGCTCCGCGGCCTCCCGGCGGCCGGGAGCCTCGGGACGGCGCGGCCAGTGCTGCCCGTGAGCCTGGACGAGGTGGTGCTGGGAgcccgcggcggcggcggcggcgggcgctcTCTGGAGCGGGACGACGCCGACTGGCTCGCCGCCAAGCTGCTGGAGCTCTGCCGGGACGGACGCTGTCTGCTGGCCCGCCGAGGAGAACCGCTGTTCGCAGACCGACCGGGACAG GTGCCCGACGTGCTGGTGCTGTCGTGCCGTCCGGTCACGCAGGGTCGCGTCACGCCCGACACCGCCGTGGTCCTGGCCGACTGCGCCGATTGGCCGGCCCCGCCCCCGAGGGCGCTGCGGCTGTGCGCCTCCGACTTCGCCCACAGCGCCGCCCGCCTGGCGGGCGGGCGCTCGCTCCTGGACCCGCCTCGGGGGTCCCGCCTCGCCGTCCCGGAGGAAGCGGAGCGGCGGCTGGACGTCCGCGTGACGCCGGACGCGCGGCGCTGGCCGGAGGCGGACGTCGCGGACGCCGACGCCCGCCTGTACGTCGGCGGCCGCGCGCTGCTCAGGCTGGGGATGTTTGACGGCGAGTGGGTCAAGCTGTGGGCGGCGGGTCGGGCGGATCGGTGGCGAGCGGCCGCCCTCGCCCGCTCGGACCGggcggacgacgacgacggctgCGGCGGCGTATCGGAGACGCTGTGGTTCAACCTGACGGGAGGACGGCCGACGGCGGGCGCCGCCTGCTGCCTCAAGATCCAG AGGTGGCGCCGTCGGCGGCCTCAAGATGGCGCCGCCGGCTCCAACACTTACTTGGCCTCACCGCCGCCGGCAGGTGAAGTTCACCTGCGGCCGGTGCCGTCGCCGGCCGACCGCCATCCGGGCGCTTGCGATGACCTGCTGGCCGAGCACTTCGCCGTCCCAAG GCTGGTGGCGCCGGGGGACGTCCTGCGCGTTCCCGCCCGCAATCGCCCGGACCTGACGGAGGACGGCGCCGGATGGAG GTGGCGGGCGCTGTTGTTTTTGGTGCAGAGGGTGTGTCCTCTTGACCGcgcacaagaagaagaagaagaagaagaagaaggtggcGGAGGTTACCTGGCTGACACCACGCACACGTCCCTTTTCATG GGGCCGCCCGTCAACAGCCtggtgcccggcggcgcggcgcGGCTGTGGAGCGGCCCGTCTCCTGCGGGTCTCGAGCGCGCGGTGGACGCCGTCGGCCGCGTCCTTGGCCCGCACGCGCACCG CGGCTCCCTCCCGGCGTGCCGACTCCTCGTTCACGGGCCGGCAGGAAGTGGCAAAGtgacggcggtggcggcggccggCTCCAGGCTCCACCTCCAGCTGATCAAG GTGGACTGTGCGGGCGTGTACGGCGACACGCCCGCCGCCACCGAGGCGCGCCTGACGTCCTGCTTGGAACGAGCCGACGCCCTGCAGCCTTGCGTCCTTCTGCTCAGGAACCTGCAGCTCCTCCTGCGGCCACGCGGGGGCGCCGACGAGGACTCCCGCGTCCAAGCGGCACTCTGCCACGCGCTCCGTAGCGCCCCCGGCAG GGTGGCGGTGGTGGCGACCGTCCGCGAACCTCGCCGGCTGCCCGCCGGCGTCGCGGCGGCGTTTGTCCACCGGGTGGCGCTGGAGATTCCCACAGAGGATGAGCGCCGGGCGGTTCTGACGCAGCTGAGTGGCGAGCTTCCCCTCGACCGCGACGTGGACCTGGAGCGGCTCGCCAAAGTCACGGCG GGTTTGGTGTTGGGCGACTTGCGCGCCCTGCTGGTGGAGGCGGGTCGTGCGGCGTGCCGACGACTGGCCACGGCTTG TGCGGCTCGTGGCGAGGTGGACGTCTGCTGCAGCGGCGTCGTCATCCAGCAGCGGGACTTCCTGTCGGCTCTGCAAGCCTTCCAGGACCGCCAGTCGGAGGCCGCCGGCGCCCCCAAG ATTCCGTGCGTGCGCTGGGAGGACGTGGGCGGCCTGGATGATGCGAAGAAGGACATCCTGGAGACGGTGCAACTTCCTCTGCAGCATCCGCTGCTGTCGTCGGGCATGGACCTGAGCCGCACGGGAATTCTGCTCTACGGTCCTCCCGGCACGGGCAAGACTCTGCTGGCCAAGGCCGTCGCCACCGAATGTTCCATGACATTCCTCAG cgTGAAAGGTCCGGAGCTGCTCAACATGTACGTGGGCCAGAGCGAGGAGAACGTCCGAGAAG TGTTCGAGAGGGCGCGCTCGGCGGCGCCCTGCGTGGTCTTCTTCGACGAGCTGGACTCTCTGGCGCCCAGCAGGGGGCGCAGCGGAGACTCGGGCGGCGTGATGGACAG GGTGGTCTCCCAGCTGCTGGCCGAGCTGGACGCTCTCAACGCTTCGGCCCGGGTCTTTGTCATCGGCGCCACCAACCGGCCCGACCTGCTCGACCAATCCTTGCTCAGGCCCGGAAG GTTCGACAAGCTGGTGTACGTGGGCGTCGACACGGACCCGAGCTCCCAGATGCAAGTCCTCCGGGCCGTCCTCAGAAA CTTCCGCCTGGACGCCTCGGTGGACCTGCGGCGGGTGTTGGAGCGTTGCCCCGCCCACGTGAGCGGCGCCGACCTCTACGCGCTGTGCTCGGACGCCATGACGGCCGCCGTCAAGAGGAAGATCGGCGCTGCGCCGGACGACG GATTGGACGCTGAGGATTGGTCGCTGAGTCTCACCACGGAGGACTTTGACGCGGCGCTCGCCGACTTTGTGCCGTCGCTGTCGCCACAGGAAGTGATGCGCTACCAACGCCTTCAAGAGAAGTCCGCCCACT AtctttcttcaaaatggccgccggagCGCCAAGAGACAA GTTCCACGCGGTCTGGTTGGTGTTCTTCATTCTGGGTTTGGGAACCCTGTTGCCGTGGAACTTCTTCATGA